In one Silene latifolia isolate original U9 population chromosome 10, ASM4854445v1, whole genome shotgun sequence genomic region, the following are encoded:
- the LOC141607603 gene encoding uncharacterized protein LOC141607603, which yields MSTTFHPAIDGQSERTINTLEDMLRPCAIEFGGSWQDRLDLIEFYYNNNYHTSIGMLWNYISDLSHVLEVENIELDESLTYAEVPKEILDRKVRKIINVESVLLNVLLSNHNVEEATWEPEDSMRERFPHLFDQFELGVLSFIMGVVWYL from the exons atgagtacaacttttcatccggCGATAGATGGTCAGAGTGAGAGGACTATCAAtaccttggaggatatgttgaggccTTGTGCCATCGAGTTCGGTGGGAGTTGGCAAGATAGGCTGGACTtgattgagttttattataacaacaactatcacaccagtataggaaTG CTCTGGAACTATATTAGTGATctatcacatgtgcttgaggttgagaacatagagcttgatgagtctctAACTTATGCGGAGGTTCCTAAGGAGATTTTAGACCGAAAAGTGCGCAAGATAATAAACGTTGAGAGCGTCTTACTAAATGTACTTttgtctaatcacaatgtggaagaagccacatgggaaccggAGGATTCGATGAGAGAGCGTTTTCctcacctttttgatcag TTTGAGTTAGGTGTTTTGTCTTTTATAATGGGGGTTGTTTGGTACTTGTAG